ttaatatacGCAAGTAGACTACAAGACTAAACTATAAAGCTGAAATTAGTTTATAGGttgaatataaaattttacTTGCTCCATTTTTTATTGGtctttaaatttgataagATCCTCTTTCTCATCTTTCGTAGAAagatttttttgttaatgCGACCGGGTTatataagaataataataatgaagctAGTTTAGAGTTACAATTGAACAAATGAGTGAGTGAATGTGTGAATAAAGTTgcaatatatattgatgaagTGTTTCATGATGGATTGTGATGACGATTAATGTTCTCATGAAGATGGTGCTTCCTTTATAATTGAAGACGTACGGGAAAAAAGGGGATGATATAACGTTACATAATGTATAAATTCTGTGTTATAACTATAGTCAGTCTATAGAAATATGTTTAGTGTAAACAACTGAAAAaggatattattatcaagtGGTCCATCTATGAGCTTCATTATCTCCTGACCATTTATGCTCAATATATCCTAATTCCTCTTTGACTCTTCTAACAGTAGCAGGATCCCCCATGTTCTTACCTAGATTATCTGAGATCTTGACAGCATGATTTCCATTTactttcaataatttaataacaatatttaatggttcacttttttcatttggatttgatttcttttggAAATCATTTGTGAAATGTGTACCAATACCAAATGTAGCTAGTAATCCATTCCTTTGAGCTGCGTCATTATATTTGATCGCTTTCTCAACATTCAAAGAATCAGAGAAACAAATAGATTTACTAAATTTAGGTAATTTCAAGACGTCTAAATAATGATGAGCAATTTTCTCGGCATATTTTTCAGGATCACCTGAATCTTGCCTAACACCAACGTATGCATCTGAGTATGGTGGATAGAAAGATTTTAAGAAATCGTCAGTACCAAAAGTATCAGTTAATGCTAAGCCCGCATTTTGGGCCCCAAATGTCTTGATCCAATAATCCATGGAATCTTTATTAGCATTGATATAGTCATTTGATATTGCTGCCACACCCATGACCCATTCATGAGCCACAGTACCAATAGGTTTCAACCCAAAATTTTTAGCAAATAAGACATTAGAAGTACCTAGTAGTAATTTATCGTAACCTTTGgaaatatcttcatttatTGCCTTTAGGATCCCTTGTAAGACTAAGTCTTGGGTCTTTAACGATCTACGGCGTCTAGTACCAAATTCACTAAATTGTAATCCTCCTTGGAAAAGTTTCTTTGCCTTTTGTTGAGCATTTTCAATCTGATTTGTATAATCCCAGTCGGTATCAacgaatttgaaatatgcTTCTGATACAAGTGCTAAAAGTGGGATTTCGTATAATATTGTATCTTTCCAATTACCTTCAATAAGTAAATTTATATCATAGTGATTGGTACCTGGTTTTTGGGTCGAGGAAAATTTAATTTGGGATGACGGATCTAATGCGAAGTTTTCAGAACCAATATATTCCAGATAATCATTTGGTAAATATGGGATGACTTCCTTAAGATATGCGATTTCATCCGGTTGGAATCGTAAATCGgctaaatatttaatctGTTCCTTTAACCAATTTATGGCTGGTTCGTTGAATGACATTTGTGAAGATCTGTTGGTATATTTGTAAATCACATTAGCATTTGGGAAATTCGTAAACACTGCTGCATGCATGGTAATCTTATACATGTCTGTATCTAAAAGCGAAGTAATAACAGGTTCGGACATGATTGATAGCTTTATTTGACTTGTAATTTGCTATTCTTGTTATTAATCTTTTAGGTTGGAAAGAAAATTCTATCAatacttttcttttttaaattGTATCGAAGTTGAGTCTATATTGGTTAGAAACGTAAAAAGATTTAGCAACGTCTTAATCTCACAATATCTGTGGATGTATCCCTTGAACTTGGTTTTACAGGTGC
The Naumovozyma dairenensis CBS 421 chromosome 5, complete genome DNA segment above includes these coding regions:
- the NDAI0E02180 gene encoding nicotinate phosphoribosyltransferase (similar to Saccharomyces cerevisiae NPT1 (YOR209C); ancestral locus Anc_8.625), yielding MSEPVITSLLDTDMYKITMHAAVFTNFPNANVIYKYTNRSSQMSFNEPAINWLKEQIKYLADLRFQPDEIAYLKEVIPYLPNDYLEYIGSENFALDPSSQIKFSSTQKPGTNHYDINLLIEGNWKDTILYEIPLLALVSEAYFKFVDTDWDYTNQIENAQQKAKKLFQGGLQFSEFGTRRRRSLKTQDLVLQGILKAINEDISKGYDKLLLGTSNVLFAKNFGLKPIGTVAHEWVMGVAAISNDYINANKDSMDYWIKTFGAQNAGLALTDTFGTDDFLKSFYPPYSDAYVGVRQDSGDPEKYAEKIAHHYLDVLKLPKFSKSICFSDSLNVEKAIKYNDAAQRNGLLATFGIGTHFTNDFQKKSNPNEKSEPLNIVIKLLKVNGNHAVKISDNLGKNMGDPATVRRVKEELGYIEHKWSGDNEAHRWTT